The DNA segment AGAGGAGTGCTCAAAGAGGCCGCAGGCTTGCTGCTCTCCATTGCCGTCAATTCTACAAAAATGATAACCTCAGCCTACTTGAAAACAATTACCCGTTCAGCTGGTGATAAGGCCATGAGTGCGGCAAGAAAGGTTGTGGATTCAAAAGATAAGGCATTCGAAGCAACAGGAAAGGCCGCACGTTATTCAGCACGGCAAGCCCAGAAGGTTGCACATTTTGCAAGTTTTTCAGGAAAGAATAAGGAAGAAGCAACAGAACCTGATTATCAGGAAGGGAACAGTGCTCAAGAAGAAAATTGTGACCACGACGAAAGTGCAACAAGCAAAAAGAAATCTGTTCTCGGGAAATTATTTAGACATAGAAAATAAACAACTGAATTAACTATTTTCAGCCGTAGCAGGAACAAGAGTTACCGGCATTGGAAACACAACATCGTACGTCCAGTTAAAGAAAAAGGCATAAACCAAAAAGAATAAAGCAAAGCCCAAATCCGTAACAAACGCATCCCACATAGTCATCTCCAGCCACCATGCAACGCCGGGAAGAGTGAGGGCAAGCAAGGTAACCTCAAACAACGTAGCATGAAATATTCTCATCCATGCCGGCCTGACATTTACCGGCCTTCCAAGCTTGATCAACGCTTTATCAAATGACAAATTAAAGATAAAATTCAGACACATTGCGGTAAATGAAATCGCTAAACTCATTGTTCCCAACTGCGCAATACCTTTATCAAGAATCCACGATGCAAGAGGAACGCAAGCAGAAATGCCAATTATTTCAAAAAGTAACGTATGTCTAATTCTATCAGCTGTGTTTCGCATGGGCGGAAACTAGCGTACAATAATACGATTAACAAGGCCATTTTTATAAAATTTAGTAATTATAAATAGTAAATAAAATAATGAATTATTATGTACTATTCACTTTTCATTGTTTTTGGCATTTAATTTGAATAGCCTATGAATAAACGTCAAAAAAATCATACTTTTCAATAAAACCTTAATAGAGAGCTTTCATGCCGCAAAATGAAATGACAAAAATTCAAGAACTGGCTTCATCCATTCCCAAACAAAAGAATCTCACCATATTCTTTGGACGTGCGGGCAGTCGTTTCATGGATAATGTTAAATATTTCTTCCTTTATTGTGTGAAAAAACGACCGGAACTGGAGTGCCATTTTATGGCCTTCGACAGAAAAGAAGCTGATATTCTTAAAGCGCAGGGACTACCCGCAACATGGGTGAATCATCCTGATGCCGCGGATATTATGGCAAGAACAGGAATTGTTGTTTCCGATGATTTTCATTGGAAAGATCAAGAGTTTCTGTGGGCCTTACTCTCAGGCGCAAAAACAGTACAACTCTGGCATGGCATCCCCTTAAAAGCCATCGGCTTTCCAGAAATAAACTCCACTGTGAACATGAATCCTGAAAAAGCGAAGCATTTAACTTTCGTATACTCAGGTTATGATGCTGTGGTATCAACTTCACCATTTTTCACTGAAAAAGCTTTTGCAAAAGCATTTAAAGCCGAAGAATTTATCGAATCAGGTTACCCGCGCAACGATGTTCTCAAACGTCGCCCGACAAAATACGACATGATCAATGCCGACCGCGATCTTTATGGAGAGCTTGTAAAGTTTCGTAAGCTTGGTGGCAAAACTGTATTTTTCATGCCTACTTTCCGAGACACCGGCGGCAGCCCATTCGAAGACGGAGCCATAGACTTGATGCGCATGTCAGAATTCTGCAAAAAGAATAATATTATGTTCATCTGTAAATTTCACCCATATCTGACAATCAATAAGGTAACCCTGCCGGAAAACATCCGGTTGATGGATTCAAAAAGTGATGCATACCCGCTCCTTCCGCTTTGCGATGTTCTGCTCACAGATTATTCGTCCGTTTATTTCGATTTTCTGCTGGTTGATAACCCTATGGTTTTCTATCCATACGACTTTGAACAGTATGTCAGTAAAAACAGAGAACTGCTTTTCGATTACGACTCAATGACACCGGGCAAAAAAGTTATGAATGAGAATGATCTCTATACCGCTTTTGAAGAGATCATGCTAAATAACATTGATGATTTCGTAGATGTCAGGCAAAAAATTAGAGACTTATCTTTTAGCAATGCGGACGGTCTCGCGGCAGAAAGACTTGGTAAACATGTAGTTTCTAACTATCTCTAGCAAACAGGGAGTAAATATCATGAAAGCAGTCATCCTTGCAGCAGGTATCGGCAGTCGGCTCAGCAGACCTTTCCCGAAATCTCTTTCAGTTCTGCCTTACGGAGAAACCATTCTCGGTAGACAGGTCAGAATTCTCAAAGATCTGGGAGTAAATGAAATCATCATTGTCGTGGGTTTTAAGATGACCCTGATCATGGAAAATTTCCCCGAAGTCTACTACAAATACAATCCCAACTACTACATCACCAATACCTCCAAGAGCCTCCTTTGCGCCATTGAAGATCTGGATGATGACATTCTTTGGATGAACGGGGATGTTGTTTTTGATAAAGCAATTATTCGCGAAGTTTTAAGTATTAAAGATGACAGCTTTGTCTGTGTTGATTGCAAATCCTGCGGCGAAGAAGAAGTCAAATATACTCGCGACGATCAAGGTTACATCAATGAAATTTCTAAAGAAGTCGTAAACGCGGAAGGCGAAGCGGTCGGTATAAACATGATCCTCAAAAAGGATCTCAAGACTTACGCCGAAGCACTGCGCAAATGTGACGACAACGACTACTTCGAAAAAGGCATTGAAATGATTATTCATGACGGTGTTAAAATTAAGCCCGTAGATATCTCTAATTACAAGTGTATTGAAGTTGATTTCGAAGAAGACTGGGTTTCCGCACAGGCATCTTTCCAAACACGCGATAACAAATAATTTTAAGCATCGGACAAGTGAAAATATGCAGGTAGCAATCATTCCCGCTCGCGGCGGCAGCAAACGTATTCCTAAAAAATCGATCCGCCCGTTTCTGGGAAAACCTCTCATTGCCTATGCCATTGAAGCCGCCCGCGAGAGCGGCTTTTTTGATCACATCATAGTGAGCACCGACAGTGAGGAGTTTGCCGAAGTGGTGAAAGAATACGGCGCAGAAGTTCCGTTTATGCGCCCGGCAGAGCTTGCCGGAGATTTTGTTGCAACTGCTCCGGTCATAGAACACGCTCTCGACTGGGTAAAAGAAAACCTTGGTCAACCAGAAAGATTCTGCCAGTTTTTTGCAAACCCCTTTATCACAGCTGAGACTTTGCGCGGAGGCTACAAACTGATGCGCGAAAAAAAAGCAAACTGCGTTCTGGGCGTAACAGAATTTGCATATCCCATACTTCGAGCTTTTAAGCTGAACGAACAAGGCGGAGTGCAATACGCATTCCCCGAATATGCACCAAGTAGATCTCAGGATTTACCGACATTCTTTCATGATGCGGCGCAATTTTACTGGCAGGAATTAACTGACCTTCCTCCCGACAGAACTGAAGGTCTGAATCTGCCCTACTTCCTGCCCCGCCACATGGCCGTGGACATTGACACAATTGAAGATTGGGAAATTGCCGAGCGGCTATACAAGGCTTTCGTCCTCGATGCGTAAACCGCTCAAAATACTTTTATTCTGCGAAGGTTCCCTCGAAAGAGGATTCGGACATGTAGGAAGATGTCTGGCCCTTGCCACTGAGCTTAGAGATGAACACGAAAGCAAGTGTATTTTCGTATTCAGAGGCAATGAAGCCGCCCGGAACAAAATATGTAATGCTGGATTTGAGGTCATAGAAGTCTCGGATTTCAACTCGTATAAATTTACAGACGAAGCCGCCGTTGTTCTCGACCTGCTCATTTCTTTAGAAGAAGCTTTCTTCGCGAACGCATCTGCTAAAAATATACTCATATGCACTATTGATGACCCCACACCGAATCGGTTAAAAAGCGAGTTGGCTTTTTATCCTCCTGTCCCGCAAGTTCAAGAACTGGACTGGGATAACTTTTCAGGTGAACTTTTTTGTGGCTGGCAATACATCCCCTTACGTAAAGAATTTACAGCTATTGCCGGAATAGAATCACATAAGGAAGAATCTTCCATACCCAAACTTCTTATAACGGCAGGCGGAAGCGATCCGGCAGAACTGACCGCAAAAATATTACAAAGTTTATCCTCCGTAAAAGAACCTTGGCATGCAAAAGTCATCATCGGTCCCATGTTCAAAAATCTGGACAGAATCAAAAAGATAGCGGTAAAGCTTGGCGACAGGGTTGAACTTATTAGCAATGTTCAAAATATTGCCCGGCTTATGGTCCAAAGTGACGCGACTGTGGCCTCATTCGGCATAACAGCTTATGAACTGGCTACCTGCCGCACTCCGCAATTGCTATTAAACCTGACTGACAACCACGTCCGCTCGGCATCAGCATTGCATGACACTGGTGCAGCTATATCACTCGGCAGATATGACCTTGTGACAGATCAAGAACTTATAGAAAGCCTTCAAAAATTTATTTCCGATGCGAAACTACGGGCGGAAATGGTTTCTAATGCCGAAAAATTAGACATAGGACACGGAGCCTCAAACATTGCAACAGCCATAATCAAGCGGCTGGAATCCAGAAACATTGGTGATGAAAAGTGAGTGATAAAAAAAGCTGGAAAGAACACGAAGGAACAGTCCTGCACAGCGTGGAAGATTTTGATGTGATAGACTGCGAACTTTGCGGTTTCAAACACATCATTCCTATCCCGGATGAGGATGAACTTCGTGAAATTTACAAGCACGATTATCATGTAAAAGATAAACCTCTCATGCTTGAGCATCAGCTTGAAGACAGAGAATGGCTGGACAGCATTAATGATGCACGGCTTGCAACTCTCGAAAAAATTTCAAACGGAACTGGCAGCTTTTTAGACATAGGCTCCGGTAATGGATTCCTGCTCGGTCAGGCAAAAAAACGGGGCTGGACAGTTAAAGGAATTGAGCCTTCCGATAAGGCCGCACAGTATTCCTGCTCGCAGGGACTTGATGTGGAATGCGCTGTCTTTGATCAGGAATGTGCAGATCGTCTGGATCAATTCGATGTGGTCCACTTAGGCGATGTTCTGGAGCATGTTCCGTATCCCCGCGCAATACTGAACCTCTGCAATCAGGTTTTGCGTCCGGGCGGACTTATCGCTATCGGCGTTCCAAATGAATATACTCCCGTTCAAAAAATTTTAAGCGAAGATATGAGTACACGCCCTTGGTGGGTGAATCCTCCGCATCATATTAATTATTTTGATAAAAATTCACTCGAAGGATTGCTCTCCCGTTGCGGTTTTACTACCTGTCATTCAGAAGTTTCGTTTCCGATGGAACTCTTTCTACTCATGGGTAAAAATTATCTCGATGACCCCAAGCTCGGACGAGAATGCCACGCCATGCGCAAACAACTTGAGCTGAATCTGACTAAAAGCGGAAACAGAGATTTTCTGGACAAAATATACGGCTGCTTTGCCGAGGCTGGAATGGGCCGAACCGTACTTGTGATTGCACAAAAAAATACCGAACAGGAATAATTTCCAATGAATAGATTGAAAAACAAAATAGCTTTGGTCACAGGCGGCGGACGGGGAATAGGTAAAGCTATCAGTTCCAAACTGGCTGAAAACGGTGCAGAAGTAATTCTCACATGGGTATCAGACCGCAAAAGTGCAGATGAAACCGTCAACTCAATCATTGCAAACGGCGGCAAAGCCCGCACTCTCCAACTTGAAGTCTGTGACGAAGCTTCTGTCGACGCAGTTGTTGCTAATATCGCTGAAAAAGAGGGACGACTGGATATTCTGGTCAATAATGCCGGAATTAATAACCCAACCGACTTTGATAAAATAACTTCTGATGACTGGGATAAAATTTTAGGGGTAAACCTCAAAGGCCCGTTCCTTTGCACTCAGCGTTGCCTTGAACTTCTCAAAAAAAGTAATGCCGGAAGCATAATCAATATAGGTTCGGTCAGCGGTCAATACGGCGGACCACGTACAGCTCACTATGCGGCAAGCAAAGCCGGACTTATCTCCCTTGGGCAAGTTGCCGCCAGATTCGGTGCAGAGTGGAATATCCGATGCAACACAATATCCGCAGGCCTCATTGCTTCCGAAATGGCCGATGCAGGGCTTAAAGATCCGGCTGTTCAGAAAGCGGCTGAAAATGTGCTCATGAAAAGATTCGGTGGAACTTCTGAAGTTGCCGACACCGTAGTATATCTGGCTTCCGATGATTCATCATACATCACAGCGCAGACAATTAACGTCAACGGCGGCCTTTATTTTTAACAGGTGCAGTATAGATATCGACAGGAGAAATCATAAACGTGTCCAAATATGACGAACTTAAAAACTTTGCTGCCGAACTGAGAAAGTCAATCATCATAATGAATTGCCATGCAGGATCAGGACATCCCGGCGGTTCACTGTCGTGTGTTGAAATCATCAGCTGGCTTTATTGCAACGAGATGAACTACTGCACGGGAAATATGAATAATCCTGCACGTGACCGGTTCATACTATCCAAAGGACACTCCTGCCTTTCTCTTTATGCGGCTCTTGCTGAAAAAGGATTCTTCTCCAAAGAAGAATTCAAAACTCTGCGCCATGCCGGGGGAATGCTGCAAGGTCATCCCGACCGGATCAAAACTCCCGGAGTGGAATTCAACTCAGGCTCACTTGGTCAGGGTTTTTCCTTTGCTATCGGATGCGCCCTTGGAGCCAAAAGAGCAGGCAGAAAAAACCGCACATACACCCTGCTCGGTGACGGCGAATTAAATGAAGGTCAGATATGGGAAGGCTGCATGTTCGCTGCTCATCATAATCTGGACAACATGGTTGCCATCGTTGATTACAACAAATTTCAAAGTGATGATCTGAACACCAATATTACCGCCCTCGAACCTTTGAACGATAAATTCAAAGCGTTCGGATGGCATGTAATTGAAATTGACGGTCACGATTTCCGAGAAATTGATAACGCATTCGGACGAGCAAGAACTATGGCCGGAAAACCGACCATGATTATAGCCCACACAGTTAAGGGAAAAGGAATTTCGTACATGGAAAATGTGCCGAAATGGCACGGCAGCCTCTGCCCCACCGGAAAAGAAAGAGAATGTGCCATGCGTGAATGTGGCTGCGAGGATCTGATATAATGGAAAATATGAGAGACGCGTTCGGGAAAATACTTACCGAACTTGCCGGACAACGCGATGACTTCGTTGTTCTTGATGCTGACGTTGCGGGCGGAACTGGAACTTATCATTTCCGCGAAGCATATCCTGACAGATTTATTCAATGCGGAATCGCAGAGCAAAACATGTTCTCAATGGCCGCAGGTCTTGCGGAATCAGGGATTATCCCGATTGTTACCTGTTACGCTGTTTTTGCATCCATGCGGGCACTGGAACAAGCCAGAAACTCAATAGCCTACCCTGAATTCAATGTAAAAATTGCCGCCAGCCATCTAGGACTGGATGTAGGCCCGGACGGAGCAACCCATCAGGCTCTTGAAGATATAGCCATATATCGCAGCATCCCCAAAATGAGCGTTGTCTCACCTGCCGACCCGATAGAACTTAAAGCACTGATGCCATATCTGCTCGACAATACAGGGCCGTTATACCTGCGAACCGGACGCAGTCCGCTGCCTAATGTTTTTGACGAAAATACATTTTTTGAACACGGCAAAGCCCACGTTCTCCGCGAAGGAAACGATGCCACAATAATGGCTGTCGGAGTCATGGTTCACCGCGCACTTAAAGCCGCAGAACATCTCGCGAAAGAAGGTATATCATGCCGCGTATTGAACATGTCATGGCTTAAACCTATGGACGAAGCGGCTGTCATCAAGGCCGCAAAAGAAACAGGCGCAATAGTTACTTGCGAAGATCACAACAAGTACGGTGGACTCGGCGGGGCTGTGATGGAAATAGTTTGCGAAAACGTTCCGGTTCCTGTTGAACGAGTGGCTGTGAATGACATTTTCGGTGCATCTGGCGAGCCGGAAGATCTGGCTAAAGAATACGGCCTTACATCCGAAGATATTGTTAAAGCAGTTCACAGGACTTTGACCCGCAAGAGATAAGCAAAAACAGGATTAATCGGATTTCAATGAAAAAAAAACGTTTGCTTATTATAGGTACAGCTAAACAAAGCTATATCAAAGACTATCTAGCAAAGGTTGACTACAACACTACGGAAGTCCACCTTCTTGTCCCCGAACGGGACAGGGAAACCTACAGCCTGCCCAATATAAGTTATTTCAAAGGTAATTTTCACCCACTTTTTCTGCCACTCTTAAAAACGATGCTTTTTTTCAAACCTGATGAAGCCGTCATTGTCTGCGGCATGACTTATGACCATGACAATGTGGTCAAAGCTGTCAGTTTCTATTCATGCTTTAAAAGTCTTAAAGTTAAAATTTCAGTCAGGAATATTGATGTACCAGCCGATGCAAACCTGCGCCCCTCACCTGCAAAAGAAATAGCTAAGTGGGCTGGGTTAGGGACAATCGCCCTGTTGATTAAAGCTGTAAGCTTTTTTAAAAAAATCAGAGTCGGTGAAATATATTCAACCCGTCTTGGGCACTTGACTCTGGAATGTGAAATTTATCTATCTGAGACAGATCTAGGCAGGCATGATGGTTACTTAGACCTCTTTTATTTTAAAGATGACAAAGTCGCCAACAAGACAATTGCCTCACTTTATGCCCGGAAAATGAAAATTCACAGATTCAATAAACATCTGCTCGACGCAATCCGCCGTTTCAATATGGCCGAGCAACACGAACTCCTTTTGAATACCCGTATTATTGCGTTTTCCCGCGATTTCGAGTGCATGCTGCAGCAGGCTGACCGTCATATAGCTTTTACCGAAGCTCAGGTAATCAAGGGGAGTGAAACGCTGAAATCAATGGGTGTTGATCCGACTCTCCCGCATGTATGTTTGCTGGGGCGCGATTCCGTATTTCTTCAAGGGGCTATTCCTGTCTTTAATGATGGCGATATGCAACGGCCTAGAAATATGGACATAGACACTTTTAAGTCAGGAACGGAAGAACTGCTCAAACATGATTACAATGTCTTGAGGATGGGAAGTGTTGTCAAAGCTCCGCTCCAAATTGATCACCCGAACTTTATAGACTACGCCACAAGCGGAATTCGTTCTGATTTCATGGACATTTATCTCACCTCTAAATGTTCGTTCTTTGTGGGGATTCAAAGCGGCTTACAACATGTCGCCAGCGCTTTCAGAATTCCCTGCCTGAGAGTTAACGTTGCCCGTCTCGAAATGATTGAATATTGCTACCCTGAAGATTTAATTCTTTTTAAATTGCTCTGGTCCAAACGCGAAAAAAGGATTCTCAAAGTTTCGGAACAATTGGAATCAGGAATCAGCCGCTGGCCGATTGAAAAGTTCATAAACTCCGACATTGAGGTTATAGACAACACAGGGGATGAACTTCGCGAGGCAATGCTTGAAATGCACCAGAGAATTAACGGTACATGGAAAACCTCTCCCGAAGATATTGAACTACAGAACAAATATAGATCGTTTTTCAAAGTTTCTGAATTGAACAGTCGCTTTGACACTCCTGTCAGCTCATACTTTTTGCGTAAACATGCAGCAGAACTCTTTTAACAGGCACAAGAGGGATTAAATGAATAAACCGATCATTCTGATACAGGCAGCATCCCGTGCATGGAGCGGTGCGCCGGACTGGTGCATGAATGAAATAGATGGTCGCCCTGTTGTTGCCCTGACAGTTGAAAGCGCACTCAATCAATTTCCCGACGCTGAAATTCATATAGTTGCACCAGCTTTTGATAAAGGGGGACGGCTTGACGACCTGCCTTCAATGTTTCCTACACACAAAATTAAAGTTTTTTACGGCTTTGATGACAGCCCCTTGGAACGCATGATCAATGCTCTTCAACATGTTCCTGACGAGACATTATTCATGAGAGTTGATGGACTTCACTTCGGATGGCTTCCTGAACATGCGGCTGAAATGCTGAAAATTGCGGAGCAGAATAATCTGGACTGCATAAAAATGGAGGATGATTTTCCCATCCAGCTTACCGCGGACATATACAGGCTGAGCGGGTTAAAAAAAGTTGTATCCATGCTCAAAAATTTACCGGAAGCAGGAGTCTTCAAAGTTCATCCAAAATTTTTCATGTTCAGCAACAGCGCAGATTTCAAGTGCGAACGATTCAAATCATACTCCCCTGTCAGCGATGAATGGCTTAAAAAATGCCGAAAAATTGCGCATGGTGTTTATGTTGAAGGAAGAATGCAGGTCAGCAATAAAAGCATAAAAACCGGCGACCAGCTCAGGTTTCATTATGAACTGGCTCTTGACTTCATCAATCCGAAAATGACCGTTCTCGACTGTGCCTGCGGGCCGGGTTACGGAGCAAAAATGCTTGCTGAAAAAGCTGCGCATGTTATTGCTGCCGACCTTGATGAAACAACTGTCAGCAACGCGGCCGCCGAAACAACACAGGAGAACCTGACCTTTAAAATTGGTGATGCTACCGCCTTTGATTGTGCGGATCAAACCTTTGATGCAATCACCAGTTTTGAAACAGTTGAACATGTTGATCCGGCCCCTTACTTCAAGGAAATGTTCAGAATTCTTAAACCCGGCAGACGGCTGATTTTGAGCACTCCTCAAAACAGTCTGGGACATATTCCAGTGAACTCCCAGCACCTGAGAGAGTTTTCACTCGAAGAAATTACAAATCTCTGTTCGGAACATTTCGAAATAGAAAAGATTATAGGCATAAAACAGGGAAGAGTCGTGTTCCCTCACGATCACAAGGGACAGAACACTTTTATGGTCTGTAAAAAACCGGAATAATCTTATGAAAAAGACTCTGATCATAATTGGCGCAGGACTAGAAACAATCCCTGTAATTCAAAAAGCTGTTGATATGGGACTCCATGTGGTCGCCACCGACCTGAATCCCGAAGCGCCGGGGTTCAAATATGCCCATGAAACTGTGATCGGATGCGTCTACACCTCTGGAAAAAGCGTCGAAGCTCTCAAGCTTTGGGCTAAACAAGGGAGAAAACCTGACGGAGTAATGTGTGCGGCTGTTGATGCCCCGCACACCGTAGCGGCTGTTGCTGATTTTTTTGGCATTCAGGCAGTAAGCAGCGAAACGGCAGCCCTCGCCACTGACAAATTGGCAATGAAAAACCGCTTCAAAGAAACAGGCATACCCATTCCGTGGTATAAAGAAATTTTTGATGCCGATGAACTTAGAAAAAATTTAAAAAAACGAAAAGAAAGTCTCGTCATCAAACCGGTGGATAGCAGAGGAGCCCGCGGAGTGTTGCGCCTTGAATATGGTTCAAACACCCTCCCCGATTTGCAATGGGCTTTTGAACATGCACAACATGAATCACCTGCCGGACGGGTCATGATTGAGAGCTATCTGAACGGTCCACAAATCAGCACCGAAGGTTTTGTGGTAAACGGAGAAACATACACTCCCGGATTTTCAGACAGAAACTATGAATATATTGACAGATTTTCTCCGCATATAATTGAAAATGGCGGACAACTGCCCTCATTTCTATCAGACGAAACCCAACAGGAAGTGAAAGAACTTACCGGAATGGCGGCAATTGCTTTGGGTATCAATAACGGGGTATTCAAAGGTGACATGGTTGTTCATAACGGCAAACCTTACGTAATCGAAATAGCGGCTAGACTTTCCGGAGGATACTTCTGCACACATGAAATACCGTGGAATACAGGTGTGGACTTTATCGGAACAGCCATTCGCCTTGCAATAGGTGAAACTCCCGCGCCAAAGGACATGATTCCTGTATTTCAGGAAGGAGTAGCACAGCGTTACCTCTTCCCAGATCAGGGGAAAGTTGTCAGAATAGAAGGAATCGAAGAGGCTCGTGCTGTTGACGGAATCCGCATGGTCGAAATCCGTACGCAAACAGGTTCCATTATTCCTCCGACGACAAACCATCCCGCCCGCGCCGGAGTCGTTATGGGTGTTGCTGAAACAAGAGAAAAAGCTGTCGAGAACGTGAATAAAGCTGTTAACTGCATAAAAATAATCACCGAAAAAAGTTGATATGAAACTGTTTGCAATATTTCATCTCAACCTCATGTTCTCTTCCATACCGGAAGAAAGCCGCATGGAGGTAATTGAACGCTGCTATTGGCCGCTGCTTAATCTTATTGAAAAACACGACTTTCCGCTCGGTATTGAAGCCTCGGGCATAACTCTTGAAATAATTAAAGACCTTGCACCGGAATGGATTGAAAAATTTAAAGACCTGCTCAAAGACAATAAAACTGAATTAATAGGCAGCGGCTATGCTCAAATAATAGGGCCTCTGGTTCCGGCATCGGTTAATGAAGCGA comes from the Maridesulfovibrio ferrireducens genome and includes:
- a CDS encoding methyltransferase domain-containing protein; this translates as MNKPIILIQAASRAWSGAPDWCMNEIDGRPVVALTVESALNQFPDAEIHIVAPAFDKGGRLDDLPSMFPTHKIKVFYGFDDSPLERMINALQHVPDETLFMRVDGLHFGWLPEHAAEMLKIAEQNNLDCIKMEDDFPIQLTADIYRLSGLKKVVSMLKNLPEAGVFKVHPKFFMFSNSADFKCERFKSYSPVSDEWLKKCRKIAHGVYVEGRMQVSNKSIKTGDQLRFHYELALDFINPKMTVLDCACGPGYGAKMLAEKAAHVIAADLDETTVSNAAAETTQENLTFKIGDATAFDCADQTFDAITSFETVEHVDPAPYFKEMFRILKPGRRLILSTPQNSLGHIPVNSQHLREFSLEEITNLCSEHFEIEKIIGIKQGRVVFPHDHKGQNTFMVCKKPE
- a CDS encoding ATP-grasp domain-containing protein, whose amino-acid sequence is MKKTLIIIGAGLETIPVIQKAVDMGLHVVATDLNPEAPGFKYAHETVIGCVYTSGKSVEALKLWAKQGRKPDGVMCAAVDAPHTVAAVADFFGIQAVSSETAALATDKLAMKNRFKETGIPIPWYKEIFDADELRKNLKKRKESLVIKPVDSRGARGVLRLEYGSNTLPDLQWAFEHAQHESPAGRVMIESYLNGPQISTEGFVVNGETYTPGFSDRNYEYIDRFSPHIIENGGQLPSFLSDETQQEVKELTGMAAIALGINNGVFKGDMVVHNGKPYVIEIAARLSGGYFCTHEIPWNTGVDFIGTAIRLAIGETPAPKDMIPVFQEGVAQRYLFPDQGKVVRIEGIEEARAVDGIRMVEIRTQTGSIIPPTTNHPARAGVVMGVAETREKAVENVNKAVNCIKIITEKS